The window TGGTCAATCATGCAACAGAAATTGCCTATTCCTTTGGGATGAGTGAAACATTAGTCGGCTTAACGATTGTTGCTGTGGGGACATCCTTACCGGAATTAATCACATCTATTACAGCCGCAATGAAAAGGGAAAGTGAAATTGCTCTCGGTAATATTGTTGGGAGCAATATTTTTAATATCTTTTTCGTTTTAGGTTCAGCATCCGTTATTTCCCCGCTTGCGGTTGACAGCAAAATCTATATCGATGTACTGTTATTGATGATGATCACGGTTGTTCTTTTTATTTTTTCAAGAACACATTTCACTATTGGAAAGCGGGAAGGGTTCATACTGTCAGTTGCTTATATTCTTTATATGGTGTACATCTTAATGAGGAATTGATAACTAGAAGCTATTCCGTTTTTAAGGACCAAAGCTGATTTGGTCTTTTTTTTTGTCGATTTTCGTGATAAGGAATGGACTTGGATCGATTAAATAACGAAAGGTTGAGAGAACCATGTTATTACAGAAATATGACAAAAGATGGCCAGTGCTTTTTGCTTTTCTAACCTTGGTGTTCTTTATCGCTGCAATTTCGATTACCACTTTTAAGTGAATTCAGAATGCTCTCTCCAATAAATAAATCTGGGCATTTGTGGATGCCAATTTTAGCCTTTCATCATACAGTATCAAAGTTGAATGACTAATTTGTTCCGCATTTACACCAGCAATTGGAGGTATTACTGAAGGATGACGAAGTCTCTTTATATTCCCACGATTTATAAGCCTGCCTTATCGATATTCGAGACAGAAAAAGCGATTAAAACCATAAAGGATCATTTCGAAAGTAGTTTGTCAGATATATTAAACTTAATGAGAGTGTCAGCTCCGATGCTTCTCAAGTCAGGAAATGGCTTTAACGATGATTTAAACGGTATTGAGCGAAAGGTAACCTTTCAAGCAAAGGATATTCCCGCATCATTAGACATAGTTCAATCACTTGCAAAATGGAAAAGAGCTGTGCTATCTAGATATGGCCTGTCAGTGGGCGAAGGAATTTATGCTGATATGAAGGCCATCAGAAGGGACGAAGCGTTAGACAACCTTCACTCCCTCTATGTAGAACAATGGGACTGGGAGAGGATCCTGTCTAAAAGACAAAAAAATCTTGATACTTTAAAATATCATGTTAAAGTCATTTACCATGCGATAAAGGAAACAGAGTATCATCTGTATAAGCTTTATCCAGAGCTTGTACCGGTATTACCAGAGGAAATAAGCTTTATTACCACTCAGGAACTGGAGGATCGGTATCCTGATTTAACACCTAAGGAGCGGGAGGATAGGATTGCAAAGAAATATGGTGCAGTGTTTATTATGCAAATAGGCGGGAGGTTATGTTCTGGTAAGGAGCATGATACTCGAGCCCCGGATTATGATGATTGGTCGCTAAATGGTGATATTCTATTCTGGTACCCGGTTTTAGAAAAAGCAATTGAGATATCCTCTATGGGGATTCGGGTGGATGAACAAGCATTGCAAAAGCAATTGGTGCTTTCAAAACAAGAGGACCGTAAAGCGCTAGAATATCATCAATCCATTCTCAAGGGCCAGCTTCCACTTACTATTGGAGGTGGTATTGGTCAGTCGAGATTATTTCTTTTTTTTCTAAAGAAAGCTCATATTGGTGAGGTTCAAGCTTCTGTATGGAATGAGCAAATGATTGCAGAATGTAGAAAGGCTAATATCCCTCTTCTCTAAATGGGAAAAGGTGCCAGCCAGTTGCCTTTAGGGAGGAGCAGCTGGCTGGCCTCTTTTCTTAATTCTGAAAGTTGAGTGTCTTTTCTGTGAAAATTGTTCAAATAGAATGTATAGTAGAAATATGACTGAAAGAGGAGGAAATTGGATGGCGAAAAGAAAAATGGTAGTAACAAAGGAACTGGCTCCTGATTTATTAGAACAGATAAAAAGCTGTGTACCTGATTGGGAGATTATTGTAAGCAAAGATAAAGAGGTATGGAGACCACATGTGAATGAAGCAGAGGTAACCCTCGGCTATAAACTGGAGCTCGACGATTTCTCTAATCTGAAGTGGGTCCAATCCACAAGTGCAGGCATCAATCATTTTCCGACAAAGCAATTTGAAGCGAATGGGATCCTATTGAATAGTGCTAACGGAGTACATGCCTATCCAATTTCAGAAACGATTTTTGCCTATATGCTTGGATTAACACGCAAAATTCATACATATGTAAAAAATCAGCAGAAGAAAATTTGGCATCATAGCGATATGAAGCTAGAAATTCATGAAAAAACAATCGGGATTATCGGTGTCGGTGCGATTGGAAAAGAAACAGCGAAAATCGCAAAGGCTTTTGGCATGACGGTATTAGGTCTCCGTCATTCAGGCAAGCCAGTCGAGAATGTAGATGAAATGTACACACCTGATCAATTAAATCAGCTTTTACCAAGATGTGATTATGTTGTTGTCACGTTGCCGCTAACGAATGAAACCTATCAGATGTTTACAGCCCGTCAATTTCAGTTAATGAAGCCGACCGCCTTTTTTATCAATATCGGCCGCGGGCAGCTTATCAAAGAAGATGATTTGATTGACGCCTTACAGAAGGGCGAGATTGCCGGAGCAGGTCTTGATGTGTTTGATAAGGAACCGTTAGGTGAGGACAATCCGCTTTGGACCATGGACAATGTCATCGTCACACCGCATACAGCAGGATCTACAGAGTATTATGACAAGCGGATTGTGGAGGATATCTTTATTCCTAATCTAAAAGCCTACTTGAAAGGTCAAAAACCATCAATTAATTTGGTAGATTATTCAAAAGGGTATTAACAGCAAAAAAAGTGCTAGGAGCAGGTGCCTGGCACTTTTTTTAGAAGAATAGAAGATTGAAGCAGGTCCACCCAATATTGCACCAGTCACCAAATACCACCTTTTTACCTATGTATCTTATCTAGAATCCCAAAACAAAATGATTGGTCATATATAATACTATATAGATAGTGTTAAATTCGTTATTTGTAATAGGTAAAACTATAGCATATAATTTAAATAAATTAAGAATTTTCTCAATATTACGTCAAATATAACGGGCTAATATTAAGAAAACATCCTATTATCTATTTTATAAGGAGGCTAAAAATGAAGGGAATTGTTGGATCACTATTTAGTACAGGTTCTATAAGGGAGCCAGAGGGATGGATTAGGAAGTTTTTACTATTGTTGATTATTGGAATTACTATTTTTCAATTCTATGTAATATTATTCTCGGCAATGGATCCATTCCTACATAACTCCATTTTCATCACTTTTATGCTAGCAATCACGTTCCTTGTATTTTCTTTTAATGGATCAAAAAAAGGGAATAAAATTCCGATTTACGATATGGCTATATCATTTGTGCTCATCGGAATCGGAATATTTATGGTCGCTTATTCCGAACGATTCCTTACTCGTTGGCCGTTGGCAGATCCATTAACCATGCTGGAAATCATTTTTGGTTCGATTTTGCTTCTCATTGTCTTTGAAGTTACCAGAAGAACATTGGGATTAGGAATGTTAGTCATTGTAAGCGTTTTAGTCCTTTATGCATTTTTTGGACATTTAATTCCTGGCACGTTTGGACACGAACAGTATAGCCTTATGCAATTTGTTGATCAAATGGTTTATACCGTTAATGGAGTTTACGGTTCAATCGCGAGCGTAGCTGCCACCTATGTTTTCTTCTTTGTTCTTTTTGGAAATTTATTTAATGCATCAGGCGGAGGAAACTTCTTCTATGCTTTGTCCAAGGCCGTAACTGGACGTGTTGCTGGAGGTCCGGCAAAGGTTGCCGTTATTTCCAGCGGTTTGTATGGTTCGATCTCAGGGAGTCCGACAGCAGACGTTGCGACAACAGGCTCTTTTACGATTCCCTCAATGAAAAAAGTGGGTTATTCCCCGGTTTATTCGGGTGCGATTGAGGCAACTGCCGCAACAGGAGGAAGCATTTTACCACCTGTAATGGGTTCTGCTGCTTTCCTAATGGCTGAAATGACTGGGATTTCTTATTCCACAATCGCCCTTTCTGCTTTAATCCCAGGATTGTTATACTACTTAGCTATTTTTAGTCAGGTGCATTTCCAAGCGAAAAAGCTGAAAATGGCTGGCTATGAAGATGAAAATTTACCAACTGTTAGAGGCGTTATGAAGGAAATGGGACAATTTACGATTCCGATTCTTGTCCTCGTCATCGCATTAGAGCAAGGGTTAACCCCGGTTTTAGGAGCAATTCTTGCAACTGTTGCA of the Bacillus tuaregi genome contains:
- the asnA gene encoding aspartate--ammonia ligase, translating into MYKPALSIFETEKAIKTIKDHFESSLSDILNLMRVSAPMLLKSGNGFNDDLNGIERKVTFQAKDIPASLDIVQSLAKWKRAVLSRYGLSVGEGIYADMKAIRRDEALDNLHSLYVEQWDWERILSKRQKNLDTLKYHVKVIYHAIKETEYHLYKLYPELVPVLPEEISFITTQELEDRYPDLTPKEREDRIAKKYGAVFIMQIGGRLCSGKEHDTRAPDYDDWSLNGDILFWYPVLEKAIEISSMGIRVDEQALQKQLVLSKQEDRKALEYHQSILKGQLPLTIGGGIGQSRLFLFFLKKAHIGEVQASVWNEQMIAECRKANIPLL
- a CDS encoding D-2-hydroxyacid dehydrogenase, translated to MAKRKMVVTKELAPDLLEQIKSCVPDWEIIVSKDKEVWRPHVNEAEVTLGYKLELDDFSNLKWVQSTSAGINHFPTKQFEANGILLNSANGVHAYPISETIFAYMLGLTRKIHTYVKNQQKKIWHHSDMKLEIHEKTIGIIGVGAIGKETAKIAKAFGMTVLGLRHSGKPVENVDEMYTPDQLNQLLPRCDYVVVTLPLTNETYQMFTARQFQLMKPTAFFINIGRGQLIKEDDLIDALQKGEIAGAGLDVFDKEPLGEDNPLWTMDNVIVTPHTAGSTEYYDKRIVEDIFIPNLKAYLKGQKPSINLVDYSKGY
- a CDS encoding TRAP transporter permease; protein product: MKGIVGSLFSTGSIREPEGWIRKFLLLLIIGITIFQFYVILFSAMDPFLHNSIFITFMLAITFLVFSFNGSKKGNKIPIYDMAISFVLIGIGIFMVAYSERFLTRWPLADPLTMLEIIFGSILLLIVFEVTRRTLGLGMLVIVSVLVLYAFFGHLIPGTFGHEQYSLMQFVDQMVYTVNGVYGSIASVAATYVFFFVLFGNLFNASGGGNFFYALSKAVTGRVAGGPAKVAVISSGLYGSISGSPTADVATTGSFTIPSMKKVGYSPVYSGAIEATAATGGSILPPVMGSAAFLMAEMTGISYSTIALSALIPGLLYYLAIFSQVHFQAKKLKMAGYEDENLPTVRGVMKEMGQFTIPILVLVIALEQGLTPVLGAILATVATIIVSYFKKETRLTPKKLFQTMIDTTTRISPLVAVCAAAGVVAGIIQVTGLGGKFSSLIHAASGGSVLLTMLVTMVVCIIFGMGMPTPAAYVLTAVLAAPIMIEVGIDLLQAHLFILYYACLSAITPPVAVAAYAAAAIADANPMKIGFLACRLGLVAFIIPFMFVYDPSLLLIGSTTSIIIAIVTAIIGVITLAAGLEGWFGVTMKKWEQVVVVISGILLIYPNILFSIAGLVGVGLLLVPKIPAFVRDFKGQNIQLEQAAE